The Desmodus rotundus isolate HL8 chromosome 3, HLdesRot8A.1, whole genome shotgun sequence genome includes a region encoding these proteins:
- the HES2 gene encoding transcription factor HES-2, with product MGLPRRAGDPAELRKSLKPLLEKRRRARINESLRQLKGIILPLLGKESSSYSKLEKADILEMTVRFLRELPASFCPEAAPTPSDSYREGYRACLARLTRVLPASRVLEPAVSARLLEHLRRRAAGATPEGGSTMDSCGPPSPSRPSAPEPSPPAPPCHPSLWRPW from the exons ATGGGGTTACCTCGGAGGGCTGGGGACCCGGCGGAGCTGCGTAAG AGCCTGAAGCCTCTGTTGGAGAAACGCCGCCGCGCGCGCATCAACGAGAGCCTGAGGCAGCTCAAGGGAATCATCCTGCCGCTGCTGGGCAAGGAG AGCTCCAGCTACTCGAAGCTGGAGAAGGCGGACATCCTGGAAATGACCGTGCGCTTCCTGCGGGAGCTGCCTGCGTCCTTCTGCCCGGAGGCAGCGCCCA CGCCCTCCGACAGCTACCGCGAGGGCTACCGCGCCTGTCTGGCGCGCCTGACCCGCGTGCTGCCCGCCTCCCGCGTCCTGGAGCCCGCCGTGAGTGCTCGCCTGCTGGAGCACCTGCGGCGGAGGGCGGCTGGCGCCACCCCCGAGGGCGGGAGCACTATGGACTCCTGCGGCCCACCCTCGCCCTCCCGGCCATCAGCCCCCGAGCCctcgccgcctgcgcctccctgccaccccagcctcTGGCGGCCCTGGTAG